The following are encoded in a window of Phreatobacter oligotrophus genomic DNA:
- a CDS encoding HpcH/HpaI aldolase/citrate lyase family protein, protein MKLPRNIYKPLAIGAPEPYRELPVRLERMIHFVPPHLEKVRAKVPDLARTVDVVLGNLEDAIPLDAKEAARAGFIEMVKATDFGTTGVWTRVNALNSPWILDDLTEIVAAIGDKLDVVMLPKVEGPWDIHYLDQLLAQLEAKHRVAKPILIHAILETAEGVKNVEAIASASPRMHGMSLGPADLAASRAMKTTRVGGGHPEYKVVADMGGEGPRAAFQQDLWHYTIAKMVDACAANGLKAFYGPFGDFSDPVACETQFRNAFLMGCAGAWTLHPSQIDIAKRVFSPDPNEVAFAAKILAAMPDGSGAVMIDGKMQDDATWKQAKVIVDLARIVAAKDPDYATRYAI, encoded by the coding sequence ATGAAGCTGCCGCGCAACATCTACAAGCCGCTCGCCATCGGCGCTCCGGAGCCCTATCGCGAGCTCCCCGTGCGGCTGGAGCGGATGATCCACTTCGTACCGCCGCATCTGGAAAAGGTGCGCGCCAAGGTGCCGGACCTCGCGCGCACCGTCGACGTGGTGCTCGGCAATCTGGAAGACGCGATTCCGCTCGACGCCAAGGAGGCCGCGCGCGCCGGCTTCATCGAGATGGTGAAGGCGACGGACTTCGGGACGACCGGGGTCTGGACCCGTGTCAATGCGCTGAACTCGCCGTGGATCCTCGATGACCTCACCGAGATCGTCGCCGCCATCGGCGACAAGCTCGACGTGGTCATGCTGCCGAAGGTCGAGGGGCCCTGGGACATCCACTACCTGGACCAGTTGCTCGCCCAGCTGGAGGCGAAGCACCGGGTGGCCAAGCCGATCCTGATCCATGCCATCCTGGAGACGGCCGAGGGCGTGAAGAACGTCGAGGCCATTGCCAGCGCCTCGCCGCGCATGCACGGCATGAGCCTGGGACCTGCGGATCTCGCGGCCTCGCGCGCGATGAAGACGACTCGCGTCGGCGGCGGCCATCCTGAGTACAAGGTGGTGGCCGACATGGGCGGGGAGGGGCCGCGCGCCGCCTTCCAGCAGGACCTCTGGCACTACACGATCGCCAAGATGGTGGATGCCTGCGCCGCCAACGGGCTCAAGGCCTTCTACGGCCCCTTCGGCGACTTCTCCGATCCGGTCGCCTGCGAGACGCAGTTCCGCAACGCCTTCCTCATGGGCTGTGCCGGCGCCTGGACGCTGCATCCGAGCCAGATCGACATCGCCAAGCGGGTCTTCTCCCCCGATCCGAACGAAGTGGCCTTCGCCGCCAAGATCCTCGCGGCCATGCCGGACGGGTCTGGCGCGGTGATGATCGACGGCAAGATGCAGGACGACGCGACCTGGAAACAGGCCAAGGTCATCGTCGATCTCGCCCGGATCGTCGCCGCCAAGGATCCCGACTACGCCACGCGCTATGCGATCTGA
- a CDS encoding invasion associated locus B family protein: MSFSAKSAVRLGAGLALLMAPAVAFAQQQQPQQRPAQPAQQQRPAQPAQQPAQAPAQAPANSAENLAAVQTPWVKLCDQVPVDERTPPTTKKLCMVVQETRAENGQMLASVQIRDLEGEKPRLIIAVPVGMSLQPGIRVVLEGGQGQPQPQAMRYEVCLPNACFAQMEIQPDFLNRMKRSNQLSIQVVNMNNRAISLGMSLQGFQASYDGEPVDPKAYEEQQRRLAAELQRRGEEAQRRLQEQQQRQQGGAPGGAPAGVPIPGAPAGMAPLAPPQR, encoded by the coding sequence ATGTCGTTCTCCGCCAAGTCCGCGGTTCGTCTCGGAGCAGGCCTCGCGCTGCTCATGGCGCCTGCGGTGGCCTTCGCCCAGCAACAGCAGCCGCAGCAGCGCCCGGCCCAGCCGGCGCAGCAGCAGCGTCCCGCCCAGCCGGCGCAGCAGCCGGCCCAGGCTCCCGCCCAGGCCCCGGCCAATTCGGCTGAGAACCTCGCGGCGGTCCAGACCCCCTGGGTGAAGCTCTGCGACCAGGTGCCTGTCGACGAGCGCACCCCGCCGACCACCAAGAAGCTCTGCATGGTCGTGCAGGAGACCCGCGCCGAGAACGGCCAGATGCTGGCCTCGGTGCAGATCCGCGACCTCGAGGGCGAGAAGCCGCGCCTCATCATCGCCGTGCCGGTGGGCATGTCGCTGCAGCCGGGCATCCGCGTCGTGCTCGAGGGCGGCCAGGGCCAGCCCCAGCCGCAGGCCATGCGCTACGAGGTCTGCCTGCCCAATGCCTGCTTCGCCCAGATGGAGATCCAGCCGGATTTCCTCAACCGCATGAAGCGCTCGAACCAGCTGAGCATCCAGGTGGTGAACATGAACAACCGGGCGATCTCGCTCGGCATGTCGCTGCAGGGCTTCCAGGCCTCCTATGACGGCGAGCCGGTCGACCCGAAGGCCTATGAGGAGCAGCAGCGCCGTCTGGCCGCCGAGCTGCAGCGTCGCGGCGAGGAGGCCCAGCGCCGTCTTCAGGAGCAGCAGCAGCGCCAGCAGGGCGGTGCCCCGGGTGGCGCGCCGGCCGGCGTCCCGATCCCCGGCGCTCCCGCCGGCATGGCGCCGCTGGCCCCGCCGCAGCGCTGA
- a CDS encoding extracellular solute-binding protein, with the protein MLHRLLALAALLLVPATAAGAGDFARLPVREAIAMHGEPAGPAALAHRRYVNPDAPKGGRLVLGIQGTFDTLNPFVVRGLPVPGARSYVWETLMQRSYDEPFTLYPQVAAGLELPDDRAWVIFHIDRRARFSDGRPVTAEDVRFSYELLRERGRPNHRTYFRKVTRVDLIDSHTIRFDLAGAADRELPMILGLMPVLPRHAVDPETFEETTLTPPVGSGPYTIAEVRAGESVTFRRDPSWWGADLPINRGLHNVDEVRFDFYRDGNTLFEAFKKGLVDVRVETDPGRWASGYDFPAVRDGRVVRDTIRQGTPKGIRGLVMNTRRAVFEDVRVREALGLLFDFEWTDRTLYADGFERSQSLFEGSELSARGRPADEAERRLLASVGASIRPDILEGTYEVPVSDGTGADRARLRQALTLLGQVGYRLDGGVLKGRDGQPLAFEFLVATRDQERLALTFQRFLQRAGIRMSVRNVDAVQYDRRLRDFDFDMVDYRWWNTSLSPGNEQAFYWGVSAAATPGSRNLPGIADPAVDRLVAAIVEARTRGDLVTAARALDRVVTGGFYWVPLFHQPAQWIARWNHVGTPAESSLFGYLVETWWRRDAGGAVGR; encoded by the coding sequence ATGCTGCATCGCCTCCTTGCCCTCGCCGCTCTCCTCCTCGTGCCGGCAACCGCCGCCGGCGCAGGCGACTTCGCGCGGCTGCCGGTGCGCGAGGCCATCGCCATGCATGGCGAGCCGGCGGGCCCCGCCGCCCTCGCCCATCGCCGCTACGTCAATCCCGATGCGCCGAAGGGCGGCCGCCTCGTCCTGGGGATCCAGGGCACCTTCGATACGCTGAACCCCTTCGTGGTGCGCGGCCTGCCGGTGCCGGGCGCGCGCTCCTATGTCTGGGAGACGCTGATGCAGCGCTCCTATGACGAGCCTTTCACGCTCTATCCGCAGGTCGCCGCCGGCCTGGAATTGCCGGATGACCGCGCCTGGGTGATCTTCCATATCGACCGCCGCGCCCGCTTCTCCGACGGCCGCCCCGTCACCGCCGAGGACGTGCGCTTCTCCTATGAGCTCCTGCGCGAGCGCGGCCGCCCGAACCACCGCACCTATTTCCGCAAAGTGACCCGGGTCGACCTGATCGACAGCCACACGATCCGCTTCGACCTTGCAGGGGCCGCCGACCGCGAGCTGCCGATGATCCTCGGGCTCATGCCGGTCCTGCCGCGCCACGCCGTCGATCCCGAGACCTTCGAGGAGACGACGCTGACGCCCCCGGTCGGCTCCGGCCCCTACACGATCGCCGAGGTGCGCGCCGGCGAGAGCGTGACGTTCCGCCGCGACCCCTCATGGTGGGGCGCCGACCTTCCCATCAACCGCGGCCTGCACAATGTCGACGAGGTCCGCTTCGACTTCTACCGGGACGGCAACACCCTGTTCGAAGCCTTCAAGAAGGGCCTCGTCGACGTCCGCGTCGAGACAGATCCCGGCCGCTGGGCCTCCGGCTACGATTTTCCGGCGGTGCGCGACGGACGCGTCGTCCGCGACACGATCCGCCAGGGCACGCCGAAGGGCATCCGCGGCCTCGTCATGAACACCCGCCGCGCCGTCTTCGAGGATGTGCGGGTGCGCGAGGCCCTCGGCCTGCTCTTCGACTTCGAATGGACCGACCGGACGCTCTATGCCGACGGTTTCGAGCGCAGCCAGTCGCTGTTCGAAGGCTCGGAGCTCTCGGCGCGCGGGCGACCGGCCGACGAGGCGGAACGGCGGCTGCTCGCCTCCGTTGGCGCGAGCATCCGCCCCGATATCCTCGAGGGGACCTATGAAGTGCCCGTCTCGGATGGCACGGGCGCCGACCGCGCCAGGCTGCGGCAGGCGCTGACCCTTCTCGGGCAGGTGGGCTACCGGCTCGACGGCGGCGTGCTGAAAGGCCGCGATGGCCAGCCGCTCGCCTTCGAGTTCCTCGTCGCCACCCGCGACCAGGAGCGCCTTGCCCTCACCTTCCAGCGATTCCTGCAGCGCGCGGGCATCCGCATGAGCGTCCGCAATGTCGACGCCGTGCAATATGACCGCCGCCTGCGCGACTTCGACTTCGACATGGTCGACTACCGCTGGTGGAATACCTCGCTCTCGCCGGGCAACGAACAAGCCTTCTATTGGGGCGTTTCCGCCGCTGCGACGCCGGGCAGCCGCAACCTGCCGGGCATCGCCGACCCGGCCGTCGACAGGCTCGTTGCCGCCATTGTCGAGGCCCGCACCCGCGGCGACCTGGTGACCGCTGCCCGCGCCCTCGACCGTGTCGTGACCGGGGGCTTCTACTGGGTGCCGCTCTTCCATCAGCCGGCGCAGTGGATCGCCCGCTGGAACCATGTGGGGACGCCTGCCGAATCATCTCTTTTCGGCTATCTCGTAGAGACATGGTGGCGTCGTGACGCCGGGGGGGCTGTCGGTCGGTGA
- a CDS encoding AMP-binding protein has product MAGHATLDALLRRAAEIRPQSRALADAPNRPHLIGGESRHYSWSELDGLVDALAGRLRQMGLPTDAVVATQFAMSCDAVIALLAVLRAGCIAAPLPLGWGRREVSAHLQRLGARAVLTAGRIGPVESADIMRYAAAETFSVRFVMSLGGPVLDGVIPLDDVMIDPTVADRVEIERSGNPADHVAIVTADAVAEGHIAVARSHNEVVAGGLAAYVAGVPDEHSVFAGALAPDGFAGIALQIVPWLMAGGTLVAHPPLAPRIIRDRLAPDGVTHAVLPVALGEYVVAAPLAERPQLRHLALLARRPVSAESFAAAAEDGLAVDVFYGIGETAVARGLRGAGGAITLGHDTHTSGSGQSPVLIETRVGPDGELALRGAMVPVHAFPPGAENGQPPFWSTDASGFRATGMPAAADKATRSIAIGSREAGVVSIGGRRFAESAIRGAYAEAGGEIAPVIRPDRLLGERVAGIVGDGRAIVGLAARLVESGLTPLAIPGGTRQTGQLPFEDTRPKETAIKDPEGILDPLGDAHSALAQLLSVARAAAGY; this is encoded by the coding sequence GTGGCGGGCCACGCCACGCTCGACGCCTTGTTGCGCCGCGCCGCCGAGATCCGCCCCCAGTCCCGCGCGCTCGCCGATGCCCCGAACCGCCCGCACCTGATCGGCGGCGAGTCGCGTCACTATTCATGGAGCGAGCTCGACGGCCTGGTCGATGCGCTGGCCGGCCGGCTGCGGCAGATGGGCCTGCCGACTGATGCGGTGGTCGCCACCCAGTTCGCCATGTCCTGCGACGCCGTGATCGCGCTGCTCGCTGTGCTGCGCGCCGGCTGCATCGCCGCCCCCCTGCCGCTCGGCTGGGGCCGCCGCGAGGTCTCGGCCCATCTCCAGCGCCTCGGCGCCCGCGCCGTCCTGACCGCTGGCCGCATCGGCCCGGTCGAGTCGGCCGACATCATGCGCTACGCTGCGGCCGAAACCTTCTCGGTGCGCTTCGTCATGTCGCTCGGCGGCCCCGTCCTCGACGGTGTGATCCCGCTCGACGACGTCATGATAGATCCGACCGTGGCCGACCGCGTCGAGATCGAGCGCTCCGGCAATCCGGCCGATCACGTCGCCATCGTCACGGCCGATGCCGTGGCCGAGGGGCACATCGCCGTCGCCCGCAGCCACAACGAGGTCGTGGCCGGTGGGCTCGCGGCCTATGTGGCCGGCGTGCCCGATGAGCATTCGGTCTTCGCTGGTGCCCTCGCCCCCGACGGCTTTGCCGGCATCGCCCTGCAGATCGTGCCCTGGCTGATGGCGGGCGGCACGCTTGTCGCCCATCCGCCGCTGGCCCCCCGCATCATCCGCGACCGCCTCGCGCCCGATGGCGTCACCCATGCGGTCCTGCCCGTCGCGCTCGGCGAATACGTTGTCGCCGCGCCGCTGGCCGAACGGCCGCAGCTGCGGCACCTCGCCTTGCTGGCGCGCCGGCCGGTCTCGGCAGAGAGCTTCGCCGCCGCAGCCGAGGATGGCCTTGCGGTCGATGTGTTCTACGGCATCGGCGAGACGGCGGTCGCCCGCGGGCTGCGCGGCGCCGGCGGCGCCATCACCCTCGGCCACGACACGCACACATCCGGCAGCGGCCAGTCGCCCGTGCTCATCGAGACGCGCGTCGGTCCGGATGGCGAACTTGCCCTGCGCGGCGCCATGGTGCCGGTCCATGCCTTCCCGCCGGGCGCCGAGAACGGCCAGCCGCCCTTCTGGTCCACCGACGCGTCAGGCTTCCGCGCCACAGGCATGCCCGCTGCCGCTGACAAGGCGACCCGCAGCATCGCCATCGGATCACGCGAGGCCGGTGTCGTCTCCATCGGCGGACGCCGTTTCGCCGAATCCGCCATTCGCGGCGCCTATGCCGAGGCGGGCGGCGAGATTGCTCCCGTGATCCGCCCGGATCGGTTGCTCGGCGAGCGTGTCGCCGGGATCGTCGGCGATGGCCGCGCCATTGTCGGGCTCGCGGCGCGGCTGGTGGAAAGCGGGCTCACGCCCCTCGCCATTCCCGGCGGCACACGCCAGACCGGACAGCTCCCCTTCGAGGACACCCGGCCCAAGGAGACCGCCATCAAGGATCCCGAGGGCATCCTCGATCCGCTCGGCGACGCGCATTCCGCGCTGGCGCAACTCTTGAGCGTGGCGCGGGCCGCCGCGGGGTACTAA